Below is a window of Maylandia zebra isolate NMK-2024a linkage group LG19, Mzebra_GT3a, whole genome shotgun sequence DNA.
CCAATTAGATAACCGGAGAGGTTCAAGATACGGGAATGTCGGTGAAGGTCATTGTGTGTAGGATTTAATTGGGctatgtgtgtctttgtgtgtatgtgtactcCAGTGGGGAATCAGGAGCAGGGAAGACTGAAAGCACCAAACTGCTGTTGCAGTTTCTGTCAGTGATGAGCCAGAACTCAGCCGGAACTCCTCCCTCAGAGAAAAGCACGCGTGTGGAGCAAGCCATCGTACAGAGCAGGTATGCGAATCAGTGAAGTAAACATGACAAGCTTCAGGAAATGCCAAGAAACAAGTCAGTGGGTTAGCATCTTTTCCATGGAGCGTGCTACCTGCTAGGCTGTGGTGAAGAAATAATCACTAACGCCAGAAAATATGATGAAGACTAAGTTTCTGTAATGACTACTTGTGTAAGTAGTAAAAGGACGGGATTAGGAGTGTGTGTTTTACACATTTTATATATCAGATTAACAGCTTACATGGTAAAGATGGCAGCCATTCAAGGCCTGCTTATGGCCTTTGCCTTTTCTTTGGGATTTTACCAGCTCATTTTACTTGAGACTTTAAAGCCTTTTATTTACATCTCTAACAGGGTGTTAAGTTCTCAAAGAATAATGTTTTGTGTAACTGAAATTTCATATCATTTAAATCCAAGTGTCAGGATTACAACTGTGCGAGTGCTAAGTGAGCACGGTTTGAGCTCATATGGATATTATGTTCTCCTTAAAATGTCGAATTTGTTGAAGTTTTTTCTGGAAAAcatatggtaaaaaaaaaaatactgtaaaaataatttttcccccttttcagTCCCATCATGGAAGCTTTTGGTAATGCTAAGACTGTTTACAACAACAACTCCAGTCGCTTTGGGAAGTTCATCCAACTTCACTTCTCTGAGAGCGGCAACATCCAAGGAGGCTGCGTCATAGATTGTATCCTTGCTTTAAAGCACAATACATCTAACTGCATGAAATTTACACCTGTGTATGATTGAACGGGTGCTTGTTTTTGCATACACGCATAAAAAGTTGTGGTAGAAATGTATGTTTCTGATTCTTAGAAGGTGAATTATATGAATGATGAATTTCTTTGACTCACTTCCTGTCAGATTTACTTGAAAAGGTAAGGATGTCTCGACCTCCTCGTATCAAATTTATTAGGAGTCACGTGTCAGTCTTACATTGTCAATcacaataaaatgttcatgGAAACTTTGCTACCCTGATTTTTCTGTAGAACCGCGTGGTACGACAAAACCCCGGAGAGCGAAACTACCACATCTTCTACGCTCTGCTGGCAGGAGCTAGTAAAGAGCAAAAAAGTAAGAAGCTGTGCGAGCGTAAATATCAACAGCgagcttttattatttttattatttttcaatgATCCAATTTACACTTTTGGCTTCATGTGAGAAGTTATTGTAAAAATAGTTTGATTTCAGTTATAATAGAGAAGAATAAATATTGATGGACAAACATTATTAATCATTAACTTTTACCTGTGAATACATATCGTTTGCTCACATTATACATTTGCTCTTGCAGGCCTCTACTTCCTGGAGGATCCCGCTGAATCTTACCACTACCTCAGCCAATCAGGATGTCTTAAGGACAAGAGTCTAAATGACAAAGAGCTGTTTAACAGTGTTATGGTCAGTATTGATTTTGTCTTCAGTTCTTCAAGTAGATGTACTGAGGTCTGTAAGAACAGTTCTCTATTGTtatctattgttttttttatccagtTACAAAAGTAGCAGAGAGATTCCAACGCTAACAGGATGATAGCAGGGAGGATTGGTGGCCTTAGATTGTAAAGTTTGATGTCCTCACAGCCATAAAACTGTTAATCTTTTTTGTTGAACACTGACATATTGTTGTCTTAAGAGCAGAGCAGGTTAGCCTCAGAGAAATAAAGATCTTTTCCCCTCCATTTATCAAACCTTTTTCTGGGATGTGAATGTTATCAATGAACCTTTGGCTCTGAGAAAGTGCTCACAATCTCTTTCCCCGTGCTCGTCTTTGCACAGGAGGCGCTAAAGGTCTTGGAGTTCACGGAGGAGGAGATCAGAgacatgtttaagctgctgtCGGGAGTCTTACAACTTGGCaacattgagttcatgactgcAGGAGGAGCTCAGATCACCACCAAGCAAGGTCAGAGAAGTGCTCATAGAAAGTGAGTTAGATGATATAAAAATCGAGGTAGACATAGAAAACGTTCCAGATGTTTAACATGTCTTTGTCCATGTTTCCAGTGGTTACCAATGCCAGTGAGCTGTTGGGGCTGGATGCCTTCCAGCTGTCTGAAGTCATGACTCAGCGCTCCATAATCCTCAGAGGAGAGGAAATCTGTTCCCCACTTACTATTGAGCAGGTCCCtatacacacatgcatataaACACACTTTAATTTACCCCTCCATGTTTGATTTCTGCCTCTTCCTGACATAGTCACATTACTCATTTCAACCCTCCCTTGGGTTTCCCCCTCATTGCTGCAGGCTATTGATTCCCGGGACTCTGTCGCCATGGCGTTATACTCCCAGTGTTTCTCCTGGATCATCCTCAAGATTAATCAGAAGATTAAGGGGAAGGAAAACTTCAAATCCATCGGCATCCTTGACATCTTTGGCTTTGAGAACTTTGAGGTGAGGGCTTTGACCTTCCCTCTGTTTGgcaaattttgattttgagGTCATGAATTTTCTCCTCCGCTTCCTAAGCTGCCAGCTGCTACTCATCCTGTTACTAAGCAAGATTAATGAGTTTCTTACTACTGACTAATCACTTCACTGAAACACTGAGTTATCATTCATATAGGATTCTGACAAAGACAAATGAAAAAGCTTACTAATaaggtttttcttttctataaAAGAAAGAGCTATACGAAAAACAGAAATTAGAGGCCAGGTGTAACAGAGAATAATTTATTAACAAAACTTAAgaatttacaaaagtattttttGAGTCTCTTTAGACCAGGGGGATAAAAAGGCAGAGAGGCAGACGGGAAATAATATGGAGCTGGCAGGTTGAGTACTGACTGCAGGAGAGCACTGAGATGATCTGAGCCAAGCCAAGGAGAGGACAGAAGGAAATCTGCCATCTGATTAGTGgacacaaaaaaccccccatATAAACAAACATATTAAACAGCGGTTGAATGAGACTAAATGGCAGTCTAATGGTGGAGTTTTTAAGGCAGAGGAAACCACAGAAGAGGGTATAGGGTTCCTTTCTGCTTGGTTAACTTCTAACAGATTAGCAAATGCATTACTTGTTCATAATGATACAGCAAAGAGCCAGAATTaggacacttaaaataaaagaagaacttGAATaagcattttctcttttttctggcAAAACTGGAATACTTTGGAAACGTGCTACTAGCTGGATTCATGAACCCAGAGTTAGCTGAGCCACACGATAACCAGCTTTGTGATTGCCGTTATGCAGGATCGCCATTTTTAGATTCACTGATCCAGATGATCCAGACAAAGTTGAGCTTGTTTCACGACACAGAACCATGACATGTCTGTAAGTCAATCCCTGCCTCTGTGCCTGTAGGTCAACCGGTTTGAACAGTTTAACATCAATTATGCCAATGAGAAGCTTCAGGAGTACTTCAACAAGCACATCTTCTCTCTGGAGCAGCTGGAGTACAACCGGTACGTGAATATGGAACCTAAAGACATTCGGATTGTGAAGCGGACTTTAAAGTGTTTAAGGAAAAGGGAATGGAAGAGTAAATTTAAATatgacctttttctttttccttgcataaatattttgttgtaCTCTCCACAGGGAAGGTGTTCAGTGGGAAGCAATTGATTGGATGGACAATGCCGAGTGTCTTGACCTCATAGAGAAggtaaaaaatacatttgctaTAACTCATAGCATAAATGTAATGAAGATGTTAGTTTTTGAGTGCATGATCTTTTCTCAGTCCGTTGAAGGGAATTGAAATAAAAACTCCAGTACTTCACCATTACTAAAGACCAGCTTGGGTGCCTCCTTCAGATCTGTTTTTGGAAATCTAATAATTTGTGGGGCCGATGTCTTAGAAAGTGGTGCTgatttcataatactgatgcaATAACACCACTTTACCCCTCCCCCCTCCTTCTCTGTCCTAGAAACTGGGCTTGTTGGCACTAGTGAATGAAGAGAGCCGATTCCCCAAAGGAACAGACTTCACTCTGCTGGAGAAGTTGCACAGCCGACACTCTGTGAGTTATTTACACATCTCCTAATGACCTCTATGCGTAATTCACTAAATGCTGAGCTTATGTTAAATGCCATGCTTCTGTTTTTGCAGACAAACCCTTACTATGTCAAGCCCAGACTTGCTGATCATCAGTTTGGTATCAAACATTATGCTGGAGAGGTGAGTTTTATTCAGAACGGACCTGCTGCACGCCATCATTGTGTTGTAAAGTCAGTGTAGTTTATAATATCTGTTTCCGACAGGTCCTCTATGATGTCAGAGGAATCCTGGAGAAGAACAGAGACACATTCAGAGATGACATCCTGAACATGCTCAAGGACAGCAGGTAATATCTGCAGATATGATGGTTAATTAGGACTCAGAGGTCTAATTAACCAGTCATTCAAAGAAAGAAGGGTTTTAAAGGTAAATCCATGTTTTGTTTGCCTTGTTTTAAGCTGATATGAATTATTGGGCTGAAGTCCAAACAATAACCAAAATAATGGATATTAGTttctgaaaatatgaaaaaagtgtTTCTAAAAGCTTCTAATGAGCTTTGAAACTGACCATCCAAACACACTGTGGtggattttttgtttattttttccagctCTGCCAGTTTCCTTGTTGTTATCCCGATGTACCCTGTAATACGTTTTCTAACATGAGTTAGCAGATGCGTGTGTTTCATCCTTTGTATTTCTGTCGATTCATAGACTGGACTTCATCTACGACTTGTTTGAAAAGGTCGGCAGCAGGAACAATGAGGAGAAGATGGGAACAGCCCGGCGTAAACCTACAGTGAGCTCCCAGTTCAGGGTGAGTGATATGATGTTGGTGCTAACTGTTAACTAAGGGTCTTGAACTGAGAGAATAATTAAAACgcattaaagaaaatgtttttggggttttttggaaTGGTAGTTATGATTGTTATGGCGATGTATCGGCATTTATTGTTTTCTTAATCTCTTTAGGACTCTCTTCACGCTCTTATGGCCACTCTGAGTGTTTCCAATCCTTTCTTCATTCGCTGCATTAAGCCCAACATGGAAAAGGTCTGTTTTTTCTATCCAATGTCTTTATCTACTCACATATTCATGTTAATATCACTATCTGACAGTATTATTCTGTACTATATCAAGGTTATGTGTTAAATCCTTTGTATCATCCTTTCAGACTCCAAATGTGTTTGACCCGGAGGTCGTGCTGAATCAGCTGAGGTATTCTGGGATGTTGGAGACCGTGAAGATCCGTCGTGCTGGCTTCCCAGTTCGCAGAACATTCAAAGATTTCTTCTCTCGGTAAAGATCTCTAAATCTACATTCTTACATATTTTTCTATATctgtgatttgttttttaaaagtatcaaTTCTTTTCTTTAACGTTACATTTTTATGGCAGTTATAAGATCATTCTGAAAGAAAAGGTGCCGACAGCAGGAGATGATAAGAAGAGAACCACAGACCTTCTGACCAAATATGATAAGACCAAGAAGGAGTGGCAGTTAGGCAAGACTAaggtgaggttttttttttaccttttggaGATCTAAAATGGCAAAGTTTTGTACAGTGTCTCATATCAAGGTTGTTTAACAGGCTGGCTATAAACTGTTGTCACCTCTTTGTTTTGCAGGTGTTCATGAAGGAGTCTTTGGAGCAGCGtttagagaaagacagagatgaAGTCCGCCGCCAAGCCGCCATGATAATCCGAGCCCACCTACTCACTTTTTCTGCTAAGTAAGAATCTTGTGATGTGAAGTCATGTTTTTGGGACCAGTTATGTTTGTTGCTTTGAATTTTGTGTTATTCGATCCACAGGAAGCACTTCAAACGTGCACGTGCCAGCGTCGTCACCCTCCAGAAACACTTACGAAGGCACATCCAACGCAAACGGTTTGTGAAGCAGCGCAAGGCAGCGGTGGTGCTGCAGAAACACCGACGAGGTCAGGTGGCGCGTGCTCACGTTCGAAAACTGAGaggggagaagaagaagaaggaagaagaGCAAAAGacgaaggaggaagaggagaaggagaaaacGCTGGGCGAAGGGGAGACGGAGGAAGCGGAGGGAGCAGATGCAAAGGTAAAGCCGTCAGAAGCATCTTCACTGGCATTAATGGGAGTGTTTTAACCCTTTCGTCTGCTCTTTAGGATGAAACTCGCCAAATGGAGGAGATCCTGCAGCTCGAGAGAGAGATTGAGCGCTTGCAGAAGAAGAGGGAGGATGAAGTGTCGCAGCTCTGTGAGTCGTCCAAGCAGGAGCTGCAGCTGCGCCGGGACGCTGAGCTCAAGCGGATGAAAAAGGAGGCATCGCGCAAGGCCACGGAGCTCATCGACCTCCTGAACTTTGGAGGCGTTGATCCCTCACTGGGAGCAGTCGGGGCTAAGCCCGCTGCAGAGGTGAAAGCTCCAAAAGGTGCCAGCACCACCAGAGgagcatccaaagaagaggaTGTAGACGAAGGCTTTCATGCTGAGGAGGAGTGTATCCCCTTGCCTGACTTCCCTCCCCCTGCTGAGACAAATGCTCCTGTGGATCAGGAAATATTTGCCCaactccctcctccaccacctgCCTTTGCAGAGGGAACAGTGCCCCCTGTACCACCTCCTCCGCCCCCCCTTCCATCAGACAGCATGCTTGCGGGTGGaattcctcctccacctcccctccctccacccgGAGATGGCACCACTGTGCCTCCACCACCGCCTCCaccaggagaggaggagaagaaagagcCAGAAAGGAAAGTGAGCATGGTGGAGAGCCTCGTAGATGGCGAGGAGCCGATCTACAGCATGCCGGCCGACACAGAATCAGATTACGaccaagaagaggaagaggggtCAGTCACCGCCGGAGACGACAGCTCCGTGTCGGGAAGCAACCGAGGGAGCGCGACTGTGGCGGACGAGGAACACCCCAGGAAGTCGACCTGCACCAACGCCAGCATCGAGTCCTACAGAGGCAGCTCTGACTCTGTGAGGACACACACTTACACGCATCCTCACAAGCGTGCACGCAGATATGTATGAGCAGCTAGAGTATACAGTGCATTTTAACTCATTGTAATAAACTGTTAGCGTGCTATCTCATTATGGAATAAaagtaattattattaaaagcaTAAGCAGGTCACTAACGTTCTTGTGTCATGTTGCAGTATGCGGACAGTGATGATGAACATGATGGCATGATGGACACTGATGAAGAAGTGACAAATGGCAGGGTGACTTTGCTCAATGGAAATGGGCCACCATATTTCCACGGCTACCTATACATGAAGGGTAtagatgtttttctttgtagAGCTGGTGTTTCTGATCTATTTCTATAGCACTTGCATTATTAAATATAGCAGATAATCATAGCTCTGCTCTTTCAGTGTGGGCACCAAATCCTATCCACTagaccttttttttaattgactaTGTCTCCCAATTGTGCTCCCTCAGCTGGTCTCATGATCCCATGGAGGAGGCGCTGGTGCGTGTTAAAGGACGAGACCTTCATGTGGTTCCGGTCCAAACAAGAGTCTCTGAAGTCAGGCTGGCTCTACAAGAAAGGAGGAGGACTGTCCACTCTGTCACGGAGGttgttgtagttattactgaGCGAAGCCTGCATGCTTTGCAAATAAAAGCACTATTACAGCTCAGCGCAATCTGATGATGTGATGATTTTTACAAAGCTGTTCAGAAAATGTCAACAAGATGGGTCTGTGAGATCCTACCACACTGCCAAGCAGAAGATCTTAAAATGTAACTGAATGtttcatatttcctcataattCTATAAAAGGTGAAGTATAATACAGTATGACAGCTTCATGTAACACCACAGTGTTTGTTAGcttgatttatttaaatgtaaatagctTAAAAGTCACAGATTTATTGAATCCGCATGAATGGGTTAATTTGTCTGTAGTTCTGAATGCCGTTGAGTATTTGTGTAACTATAGGGATTAAACCCCCTGCAGGAGTTCACTACAATACATTAAAGCCAATGTATTAAGCTTTTAGTGGTTCTTCAATTAGTTGGTAATTGATTTAGGAAAAGTATGTGTTCAGAGTAAAAGTTGGTGGTTTTCTTTTTGGGGAAAGAGATGTAGTTGTGATCTTGTTAAATAGAAAGGTTGAGAGGGCAATATTAAGCTTATGAAGAGTGCTCATAGTGTCTTATTTCTCTGCAGGAATTGGAAGATGCGCTGGTTTGTTCTGAGGGACAGTAAGCTAATGTACTACGACAACGACAGTGAGGAGAAACTCAAGGGAACCATCGACATCCGAGCAGCCAAGTAAGATTTCTGACAAACCCCACCACCAGAAAATCACACAAAGTTTTCTTCACTATTTGTCTAGAGTTGTGTGGCTAGCAAAactcaagaaaaaacaaacagaaaatcacAAGCAAATACAGAAACATGTTTCAAGCAGACCAGATCATAATGGAAATTTACTGATTTAAAATGTGTTGTATGCAGCTCGGGCATGTTCTTCAGCTTCTCGCTGGATCAATGGAAATTTCCTCTTGATTTCTGGTCCACTGGTCCAGACAGAACCTGAATTTCTCAAACGAGTGTCCTTTTTATGACTTCATAGGGAGATTGTGGATAACCATGAAAAGGAGAACGCTCTGAACATTGTGACAGATGAGAGGACATACCAAGTGTTCGCAGAGTCGCCTGAGGATGCGAGGTATGACGTAGACTTGACCATAGACtgctaataataaaaacaagcacCTATCCCTGTCTGATTTCATAGCTTTAACATGATGGCATCCTCTTCGTCTGTGCAGTGGGTGGTTCAACGTGCTCAGTAAGGTGCGAGTGTGCACTCCCGAGCAGCTGCTGGAGATGTCCCATGAACAGGCCAACCCCAAAAATGCTgtggtcagtcttttaaaaacacgaATCAGTAAATTCCT
It encodes the following:
- the myo10l1 gene encoding unconventional myosin-X isoform X2, which produces MEAFFAEGARVWVREKEQLLPATVNSCGDGTLVVTTDYGEVFYLQQAEVTRERVYAMHQSSIDGVEDMSALAELHEAAIMHNLYQRYQKDCIYTNIGSILAAVNPYKQIPGLYDLERVDLYSKHHLGELPPHIFAVANECYRCIWKRHDSQCILISGESGAGKTESTKLLLQFLSVMSQNSAGTPPSEKSTRVEQAIVQSSPIMEAFGNAKTVYNNNSSRFGKFIQLHFSESGNIQGGCVIDYLLEKNRVVRQNPGERNYHIFYALLAGASKEQKSLYFLEDPAESYHYLSQSGCLKDKSLNDKELFNSVMEALKVLEFTEEEIRDMFKLLSGVLQLGNIEFMTAGGAQITTKQVVTNASELLGLDAFQLSEVMTQRSIILRGEEICSPLTIEQAIDSRDSVAMALYSQCFSWIILKINQKIKGKENFKSIGILDIFGFENFEVNRFEQFNINYANEKLQEYFNKHIFSLEQLEYNREGVQWEAIDWMDNAECLDLIEKKLGLLALVNEESRFPKGTDFTLLEKLHSRHSTNPYYVKPRLADHQFGIKHYAGEVLYDVRGILEKNRDTFRDDILNMLKDSRLDFIYDLFEKVGSRNNEEKMGTARRKPTVSSQFRDSLHALMATLSVSNPFFIRCIKPNMEKTPNVFDPEVVLNQLRYSGMLETVKIRRAGFPVRRTFKDFFSRYKIILKEKVPTAGDDKKRTTDLLTKYDKTKKEWQLGKTKVFMKESLEQRLEKDRDEVRRQAAMIIRAHLLTFSAKKHFKRARASVVTLQKHLRRHIQRKRFVKQRKAAVVLQKHRRGQVARAHVRKLRGEKKKKEEEQKTKEEEEKEKTLGEGETEEAEGADAKDETRQMEEILQLEREIERLQKKREDEVSQLCESSKQELQLRRDAELKRMKKEASRKATELIDLLNFGGVDPSLGAVGAKPAAEVKAPKGASTTRGASKEEDVDEGFHAEEECIPLPDFPPPAETNAPVDQEIFAQLPPPPPAFAEGTVPPVPPPPPPLPSDSMLAGGIPPPPPLPPPGDGTTVPPPPPPPGEEEKKEPERKVSMVESLVDGEEPIYSMPADTESDYDQEEEEGSVTAGDDSSVSGSNRGSATVADEEHPRKSTCTNASIESYRGSSDSYADSDDEHDGMMDTDEEVTNGRVTLLNGNGPPYFHGYLYMKAGLMIPWRRRWCVLKDETFMWFRSKQESLKSGWLYKKGGGLSTLSRRNWKMRWFVLRDSKLMYYDNDSEEKLKGTIDIRAAKEIVDNHEKENALNIVTDERTYQVFAESPEDASGWFNVLSKVRVCTPEQLLEMSHEQANPKNAVGTLDVGLIDSVCASDNPDRPNSFVIITANRVIHCNSDTPEEMHHWISLLQKPKGDARIDGQEFLVRGWLQKEMKTNAKSTSLKLKKRWFVLTHNSLDYYKSSEKNSSKMGTLVLNSLCSVIQPDERVHRETGYWNIIVYGRKHSYRLYTKMLNEAMRWTAAIQGVIDSKTPIETPTLQLIRDIKENSVNPEIVEQMYRRNPILRYTQHPLHAPLLPLPYGEVTSLQRQQGYASLQDEAVRVFNSLQEMETLADTVPIIQGILQTCQDLRPLRDEVYCQVIKQTNHVPQPNSPANRAHWHLLTCMSCTFLPSRAILRYLRFHLKRIRERYPGAEIERYATFIGESLKKTKTREFVPSQEEIAALLLRQEMSTTVYCHGGGSCKISINSHTTAGEVVEKLIRGLAMEESKNLFSLFEHNSFTDRALESRVIVADVLAKFERLAGSEEEEEEGEWKLYFKLYCFLDVESMPKEGVEFAFMFEQAHESLISGHFPASEETLQHLAALRLQYLHGDGAGRAGWSLGSVYPIGRLRNRILHSTKPGVGVTGGAGGAGGVGAVDGKGVAVGQGGVGPCVEKRKTPSFLDGTLRRSFKTGSLKKQKMEDEQMLEMWVKEETSATRTSVLEKWTRLQGMPQHQAMLKYMSIIKEWPGYGSTLFDVECKEGGFPHDLWLGVSADNVSVYKRGEPKPLETFQYEHITFFGASQPCTYKIIVDEREMYFETPLVGEITKIMRAYINMMVKKRCSIMSVSSVASAWVR
- the myo10l1 gene encoding unconventional myosin-X isoform X1; the protein is MEAFFAEGARVWVREKEQLLPATVNSCGDGTLVVTTDYGEVFYLQQAEVTRERVYAMHQSSIDGVEDMSALAELHEAAIMHNLYQRYQKDCIYTNIGSILAAVNPYKQIPGLYDLERVDLYSKHHLGELPPHIFAVANECYRCIWKRHDSQCILISGESGAGKTESTKLLLQFLSVMSQNSAGTPPSEKSTRVEQAIVQSSPIMEAFGNAKTVYNNNSSRFGKFIQLHFSESGNIQGGCVIDYLLEKNRVVRQNPGERNYHIFYALLAGASKEQKSLYFLEDPAESYHYLSQSGCLKDKSLNDKELFNSVMEALKVLEFTEEEIRDMFKLLSGVLQLGNIEFMTAGGAQITTKQVVTNASELLGLDAFQLSEVMTQRSIILRGEEICSPLTIEQAIDSRDSVAMALYSQCFSWIILKINQKIKGKENFKSIGILDIFGFENFEVNRFEQFNINYANEKLQEYFNKHIFSLEQLEYNREGVQWEAIDWMDNAECLDLIEKKLGLLALVNEESRFPKGTDFTLLEKLHSRHSTNPYYVKPRLADHQFGIKHYAGEVLYDVRGILEKNRDTFRDDILNMLKDSRLDFIYDLFEKVGSRNNEEKMGTARRKPTVSSQFRDSLHALMATLSVSNPFFIRCIKPNMEKTPNVFDPEVVLNQLRYSGMLETVKIRRAGFPVRRTFKDFFSRYKIILKEKVPTAGDDKKRTTDLLTKYDKTKKEWQLGKTKVFMKESLEQRLEKDRDEVRRQAAMIIRAHLLTFSAKKHFKRARASVVTLQKHLRRHIQRKRFVKQRKAAVVLQKHRRGQVARAHVRKLRGEKKKKEEEQKTKEEEEKEKTLGEGETEEAEGADAKDETRQMEEILQLEREIERLQKKREDEVSQLCESSKQELQLRRDAELKRMKKEASRKATELIDLLNFGGVDPSLGAVGAKPAAEVKAPKGASTTRGASKEEDVDEGFHAEEECIPLPDFPPPAETNAPVDQEIFAQLPPPPPAFAEGTVPPVPPPPPPLPSDSMLAGGIPPPPPLPPPGDGTTVPPPPPPPGEEEKKEPERKVSMVESLVDGEEPIYSMPADTESDYDQEEEEGSVTAGDDSSVSGSNRGSATVADEEHPRKSTCTNASIESYRGSSDSYADSDDEHDGMMDTDEEVTNGRVTLLNGNGPPYFHGYLYMKAGLMIPWRRRWCVLKDETFMWFRSKQESLKSGWLYKKGGGLSTLSRRLNWKMRWFVLRDSKLMYYDNDSEEKLKGTIDIRAAKEIVDNHEKENALNIVTDERTYQVFAESPEDASGWFNVLSKVRVCTPEQLLEMSHEQANPKNAVGTLDVGLIDSVCASDNPDRPNSFVIITANRVIHCNSDTPEEMHHWISLLQKPKGDARIDGQEFLVRGWLQKEMKTNAKSTSLKLKKRWFVLTHNSLDYYKSSEKNSSKMGTLVLNSLCSVIQPDERVHRETGYWNIIVYGRKHSYRLYTKMLNEAMRWTAAIQGVIDSKTPIETPTLQLIRDIKENSVNPEIVEQMYRRNPILRYTQHPLHAPLLPLPYGEVTSLQRQQGYASLQDEAVRVFNSLQEMETLADTVPIIQGILQTCQDLRPLRDEVYCQVIKQTNHVPQPNSPANRAHWHLLTCMSCTFLPSRAILRYLRFHLKRIRERYPGAEIERYATFIGESLKKTKTREFVPSQEEIAALLLRQEMSTTVYCHGGGSCKISINSHTTAGEVVEKLIRGLAMEESKNLFSLFEHNSFTDRALESRVIVADVLAKFERLAGSEEEEEEGEWKLYFKLYCFLDVESMPKEGVEFAFMFEQAHESLISGHFPASEETLQHLAALRLQYLHGDGAGRAGWSLGSVYPIGRLRNRILHSTKPGVGVTGGAGGAGGVGAVDGKGVAVGQGGVGPCVEKRKTPSFLDGTLRRSFKTGSLKKQKMEDEQMLEMWVKEETSATRTSVLEKWTRLQGMPQHQAMLKYMSIIKEWPGYGSTLFDVECKEGGFPHDLWLGVSADNVSVYKRGEPKPLETFQYEHITFFGASQPCTYKIIVDEREMYFETPLVGEITKIMRAYINMMVKKRCSIMSVSSVASAWVR